One genomic window of [Clostridium] scindens ATCC 35704 includes the following:
- a CDS encoding flavin reductase family protein, whose protein sequence is MKIEIGKEFPQYFKPSYPEEFKLFSHFETTAGIPTVLFAITTWKENGKPNVCFHSWSCFHGDKTAFFAVLGNLYQHTHTYANIQREKCFCINFLPISFYDKLVNTIRQNEMDDDEFAAGGFTASYAKTIHAPVINEAFLSMECTLKEVQDLSGAGITAMVIGRVQHISVEEAYAQGYELRYGKDGFMMLIPAPQDLVTGEPNKSAIATVDIEKYD, encoded by the coding sequence ATGAAAATAGAAATAGGCAAAGAATTTCCACAGTATTTTAAGCCCTCATATCCAGAGGAATTTAAATTATTTTCACACTTTGAAACGACAGCAGGAATACCAACTGTTTTGTTTGCAATCACGACTTGGAAAGAGAATGGTAAGCCGAATGTGTGCTTTCATTCGTGGAGCTGCTTTCACGGAGATAAAACCGCTTTCTTTGCCGTGCTGGGGAACTTATATCAGCATACCCACACCTATGCCAATATCCAAAGAGAAAAATGCTTTTGTATAAACTTCCTTCCTATAAGTTTCTACGACAAGCTGGTAAACACCATTCGCCAAAATGAAATGGACGATGACGAATTTGCGGCAGGAGGGTTTACAGCTTCTTATGCCAAAACAATTCACGCCCCTGTAATCAATGAGGCGTTTCTTAGTATGGAATGTACCCTGAAAGAAGTACAGGATTTAAGCGGTGCGGGAATTACAGCTATGGTGATCGGGCGGGTGCAGCATATTTCCGTGGAGGAAGCCTATGCCCAAGGGTATGAACTAAGATATGGTAAAGATGGATTTATGATGTTAATTCCTGCGCCGCAAGACCTTGTTACCGGAGAGCCGAACAAGTCGGCGATTGCGACAGTGGATATCGAAAAATACGACTGA
- a CDS encoding SRPBCC family protein, producing the protein MTTSNIKALIPSELRKVWEFILDIENYDAWRSDLSKTEVVSDKQFIEYTKDGYPTTFTVTLVEPYRRWEFDMQNSNMSGHWIGVFTDKGNETEIDFTECVEAKKMLMKPFVKSYLKKQQAQFVADIMKNFS; encoded by the coding sequence ATGACGACTTCAAATATAAAGGCGTTGATTCCAAGTGAACTTCGCAAAGTGTGGGAGTTTATTTTGGACATCGAGAATTACGACGCTTGGAGAAGTGATCTGAGTAAAACAGAAGTTGTAAGTGATAAGCAATTCATTGAATATACCAAAGACGGTTATCCTACGACTTTTACCGTGACGCTTGTTGAGCCATACAGACGATGGGAATTTGATATGCAAAACAGCAATATGAGTGGTCATTGGATTGGCGTTTTTACGGATAAAGGCAATGAAACGGAGATAGATTTTACAGAGTGCGTGGAAGCAAAAAAGATGCTGATGAAACCCTTTGTGAAATCATACCTGAAAAAACAGCAGGCACAGTTTGTTGCGGATATAATGAAAAACTTTTCTTAA
- a CDS encoding DUF4177 domain-containing protein, whose amino-acid sequence MKKYEYMTVDLCAEPSVNVHIKLERYIEKLNEYGKQGWRLISGTDDWKYSFLSVKLMMKNNMQEAYNL is encoded by the coding sequence ATGAAGAAGTATGAATATATGACAGTTGATTTATGTGCAGAGCCATCGGTTAATGTTCACATTAAGTTGGAACGGTATATTGAAAAACTTAATGAATATGGAAAACAGGGCTGGCGTTTGATTTCTGGAACTGATGACTGGAAGTATTCATTTTTGAGCGTGAAATTGATGATGAAAAATAACATGCAGGAGGCGTATAACCTATGA
- a CDS encoding DUF3795 domain-containing protein, giving the protein MKDMIGYCGLDCEKCDAYLATINNDQALREKTAKLWAELNNATIMPEHINCEGCRMNGAKTVFCDSLCEIRKCALEKGVSTCGDCSEVETCSTVGAIISNNPAALENLKERTL; this is encoded by the coding sequence ATGAAAGATATGATCGGATACTGTGGGCTGGACTGCGAAAAATGTGACGCATACCTTGCGACAATTAACAACGATCAAGCCTTGCGTGAGAAAACAGCGAAGCTGTGGGCAGAGTTGAACAACGCCACTATTATGCCTGAACATATTAACTGCGAGGGCTGCCGTATGAACGGGGCGAAAACGGTATTTTGCGATAGTCTATGCGAAATTCGGAAATGTGCTTTGGAAAAAGGCGTTTCCACCTGCGGCGACTGCTCTGAGGTGGAAACCTGTTCAACTGTCGGGGCGATTATTTCAAATAATCCTGCCGCTTTGGAAAATTTGAAAGAACGAACACTTTAA
- a CDS encoding alpha/beta fold hydrolase, whose translation MEYCGKIDGQIHLCGISLGGIIGLNYALDFPEKVKTLVLIGTFTDLFNFAHHYFHFDTGIFAVLHTSYIGLTRNTFKYCYVSILKMLRVSSISPTDMLL comes from the coding sequence GTGGAATATTGCGGCAAAATTGACGGACAAATTCATTTATGTGGTATTTCTTTAGGTGGCATAATCGGACTAAATTATGCTTTGGATTTTCCGGAAAAAGTAAAAACATTGGTTTTGATTGGTACTTTTACAGATTTATTTAATTTTGCACACCATTATTTTCATTTTGACACGGGGATTTTTGCGGTTTTACACACCAGTTATATAGGCTTGACACGTAACACTTTTAAGTATTGTTACGTGTCCATCTTAAAAATGTTACGTGTTAGTTCCATTTCCCCCACAGATATGTTACTATAA
- a CDS encoding NTP transferase domain-containing protein: MIGLRYGAVVTVAEISSQMGEFKPMLPIGKETMIQRVVRTLRKADVEDVVVITGYRHEVIEENLNDAGVMFLKNERFIQGDWIDSVKMGMEWLDDKCDKILAIPGDIPMVMENTIRELLAKEGEFAYPTFQGEPGYPIVLGSQAAAGLTNAISTEEYQAKPNAIEHLLEITKGLGIQDTKLAVEDVGVTLQINSQKDYEKALKLYLDEAGRNDQVRVITKTMLATDEKFFGNGTEQLLELIGVTGSVNAACQAMQMSYTKAWKMINRIEKKLGYRVMERVAGGREGGGSQLTEEGERLLRAYQKMRAEVQAAAEISFQKYVSGILG; this comes from the coding sequence GTGATTGGATTGCGTTACGGAGCAGTAGTTACGGTGGCGGAGATTTCTTCTCAGATGGGCGAGTTTAAGCCGATGCTGCCAATCGGGAAGGAAACGATGATACAGCGGGTCGTGCGGACGCTTAGGAAAGCAGATGTAGAAGATGTGGTTGTTATTACGGGGTATCGTCATGAGGTAATCGAAGAGAATTTAAATGATGCGGGCGTTATGTTTTTGAAAAACGAACGCTTTATCCAGGGAGACTGGATTGACTCGGTAAAGATGGGGATGGAATGGCTTGATGATAAGTGCGATAAGATATTGGCCATACCAGGGGATATTCCCATGGTAATGGAGAACACGATAAGGGAACTTCTTGCAAAGGAGGGGGAATTCGCATACCCGACATTCCAGGGTGAGCCTGGATATCCCATCGTATTAGGTAGTCAGGCGGCGGCTGGGTTAACAAATGCCATATCAACAGAAGAATATCAAGCCAAGCCAAATGCCATAGAGCATCTGTTGGAGATAACGAAGGGCTTGGGTATCCAGGATACGAAACTGGCAGTAGAAGATGTGGGAGTAACGCTTCAGATCAATTCGCAGAAAGACTATGAAAAGGCGCTGAAACTTTATCTGGACGAGGCAGGGCGTAATGACCAGGTGCGAGTTATTACCAAGACGATGCTTGCTACGGATGAGAAATTTTTTGGAAATGGAACGGAACAACTTCTGGAATTGATTGGGGTCACAGGTTCTGTGAATGCAGCCTGCCAGGCCATGCAGATGTCTTATACCAAGGCCTGGAAGATGATTAACCGCATTGAAAAGAAGTTAGGCTACCGGGTGATGGAACGGGTTGCGGGAGGCCGGGAAGGCGGAGGTTCTCAACTTACGGAAGAGGGCGAAAGACTGCTGCGGGCATATCAGAAGATGAGGGCAGAAGTGCAGGCTGCGGCGGAAATAAGTTTTCAGAAATATGTATCGGGCATCCTGGGATAG
- the xdhC gene encoding xanthine dehydrogenase accessory protein XdhC, with product MESLRKLFSLLKDMLQSGQDAVLVSVVASLGSAPRGAGAHMLIAREGRIRGTVGGGAVEHECIQRALEVLDSKNSHLEEFRLHPNPAADLGMVCGGDISVFFRYIPSGDEQMIDLSIKAIRMFDQDRKCWLAIDLTKEGNGQMYLYEEGELPKEVQTATRAKARSEPQDSPAKYYLEKLVQGSKVYIFGGGHVAQEAVPTLARVNFDCIVLEDREDFTKPELFPGVRRTRLVDMEHLEEVCRDITSDDYICVMTRGHQHDFLVEKQILRTPVSYIGVIGSRKKKEVVFAKLRQEGYTDQELARIKTPMGLDIQAETPAEIAVSIAAEMIMERARRNRVAADQMK from the coding sequence ATGGAATCGTTGAGAAAATTATTTTCTTTACTAAAGGATATGCTGCAAAGCGGCCAGGATGCTGTACTGGTATCTGTGGTGGCAAGTTTGGGCTCCGCGCCCCGGGGCGCGGGGGCACATATGCTGATTGCAAGAGAAGGGCGTATCAGAGGGACGGTAGGCGGCGGCGCGGTAGAGCATGAGTGTATTCAGCGAGCCTTGGAAGTGCTTGACAGCAAGAACTCCCATTTGGAAGAATTCAGGCTTCATCCGAATCCGGCAGCGGATCTTGGCATGGTTTGCGGAGGAGATATAAGCGTTTTTTTTAGGTACATACCATCGGGTGATGAACAGATGATAGATCTGTCCATCAAAGCCATCCGGATGTTTGACCAGGATCGAAAGTGCTGGCTGGCAATAGATCTTACAAAAGAAGGGAACGGGCAGATGTATCTCTATGAAGAAGGGGAACTGCCAAAAGAAGTGCAAACTGCCACGCGTGCCAAAGCAAGGTCAGAACCACAGGACAGTCCTGCGAAATACTATCTGGAAAAATTAGTGCAAGGCAGCAAAGTTTATATTTTCGGCGGCGGCCATGTGGCCCAGGAGGCGGTTCCTACGCTTGCAAGAGTCAATTTCGACTGTATTGTACTGGAAGACAGGGAAGACTTTACAAAGCCGGAATTATTTCCGGGAGTGAGAAGGACGCGGCTGGTAGATATGGAGCATCTGGAAGAAGTATGCAGGGATATCACATCCGATGACTACATCTGTGTCATGACCAGAGGCCATCAGCATGACTTTCTGGTAGAAAAGCAGATTTTGCGCACGCCTGTATCTTATATCGGAGTGATTGGAAGCAGAAAAAAGAAGGAGGTGGTCTTTGCAAAACTCCGCCAGGAGGGGTATACAGACCAGGAACTGGCAAGGATCAAGACGCCGATGGGGCTGGATATCCAGGCGGAGACGCCGGCGGAAATAGCCGTCAGCATTGCGGCGGAGATGATTATGGAAAGAGCACGCCGCAATCGTGTTGCTGCGGACCAAATGAAATAG
- a CDS encoding molybdopterin-binding protein produces the protein MRLIKTEEAAGHVLCHDITQIIKGVTKDAVFRKGHIVREEDIPVLLSVGKENLYVWEKQEGILHENEAAQILCRMCRGDNMHPTEVKEGKIELIADCDGVLKIDVEKMNAVNCLGEMMIASRHGNFPVKKGDKIAGTRIIPLVIEEEKMSRAEALTQGEPIFQIVTYQKKRSGVITTGSEVYKHRIVDNFTPVIEDKLKEYGVEMEDYAICDDKPEMITDAIHKMLDKGMDMIICTGGMSVDPDDRTPLAIKNVAEDIVTYGAPVLPGAMFMLAYYDGDIPIMGLPGCVMYAKRTIFDLVLPRVLCNEKLKAEDLYRLGQGGLCLSCPTCTFPNCGFGKGA, from the coding sequence ATGCGTCTGATCAAGACGGAGGAAGCGGCTGGCCATGTGCTTTGCCATGATATCACGCAGATCATCAAGGGAGTGACCAAGGATGCCGTATTCAGAAAAGGCCATATCGTCAGAGAAGAGGATATCCCAGTACTTCTTTCCGTGGGAAAAGAGAATCTTTATGTCTGGGAGAAGCAGGAAGGTATCCTGCATGAGAATGAGGCTGCACAGATTTTGTGCCGGATGTGCAGGGGGGACAATATGCACCCGACGGAAGTCAAGGAGGGTAAGATTGAACTGATCGCGGACTGCGACGGCGTATTAAAGATTGATGTGGAGAAGATGAATGCGGTAAACTGTCTGGGAGAGATGATGATTGCCAGCCGCCACGGCAACTTTCCGGTAAAGAAAGGCGACAAGATTGCAGGAACCAGGATCATCCCGCTGGTAATCGAAGAAGAGAAGATGAGTCGGGCAGAGGCCCTGACACAGGGAGAGCCTATTTTCCAGATCGTGACTTACCAAAAGAAGCGCTCTGGCGTTATCACTACCGGAAGCGAAGTATATAAGCACCGTATTGTGGATAATTTCACCCCGGTTATCGAAGATAAGTTAAAGGAATATGGCGTGGAGATGGAAGACTATGCGATCTGCGATGACAAGCCGGAAATGATTACAGATGCTATACATAAGATGCTCGATAAAGGAATGGACATGATCATCTGCACAGGAGGCATGAGCGTGGATCCGGATGACCGTACGCCGCTGGCAATTAAGAACGTGGCGGAGGACATCGTGACTTATGGCGCGCCGGTTCTTCCGGGGGCAATGTTCATGCTGGCTTATTACGATGGAGACATTCCCATAATGGGACTGCCGGGCTGCGTCATGTACGCGAAAAGGACCATATTTGACCTGGTCCTTCCAAGAGTGCTGTGCAACGAGAAGTTAAAAGCAGAGGATCTGTACAGGCTCGGGCAAGGAGGCTTATGCTTGTCTTGTCCTACATGTACGTTTCCAAACTGTGGATTCGGGAAAGGAGCATGA
- a CDS encoding radical SAM protein, protein MPEEGVVPLCHEDILTFDEIIRICRAGVELGIRRIKITGGEPLVRKGIFDLLEQMRRIEGAEKLTITTNGALLEEALPWLEAV, encoded by the coding sequence ATGCCAGAAGAAGGAGTCGTACCACTGTGCCACGAGGATATCCTGACTTTCGACGAGATTATAAGAATCTGCCGAGCAGGAGTGGAACTGGGCATTCGCAGAATTAAAATTACCGGCGGAGAGCCGCTGGTACGAAAGGGGATCTTTGACTTGCTGGAGCAGATGCGCCGTATTGAAGGGGCTGAGAAACTGACGATTACCACCAACGGCGCATTGCTTGAAGAGGCCTTGCCGTGGCTTGAAGCAGTTTAG
- the modA gene encoding molybdate ABC transporter substrate-binding protein: MKKKAVAVFMAAVMVVVLAGCGGNNAKETGDRDKKASEESKKDDADETEIQVFIAASLNTVMTEIAEKYNKNNPNVKITFNADSSGTLLTQIEEGYECDIFFSAAQKQMDQLDQDGLVKEGTRANVVNNQVVLVTRKDSGTKVTGLENLKDAQSIALAGGSVPVGKYTRQALVNLGILGKTDEPDAVTTEQVSEALGGVEISEQDNVSKVLAAVVEGSCEVGTTYYSDTYGYEDELNILETVGYDLTGNVIYPICLVDNQEADDTQTKAAKDFYDYVLSEHASEIFSNYYFDTDVHR, from the coding sequence ATGAAAAAGAAAGCAGTGGCAGTATTTATGGCAGCAGTGATGGTAGTGGTGCTTGCGGGCTGTGGAGGCAACAATGCAAAGGAGACAGGAGACAGGGATAAGAAGGCCTCAGAGGAATCTAAGAAGGATGACGCAGATGAGACGGAGATCCAGGTGTTTATCGCGGCAAGCCTGAATACCGTCATGACGGAAATCGCGGAAAAGTATAATAAAAACAATCCGAATGTGAAGATTACCTTCAATGCGGATAGTTCCGGCACCCTGCTGACACAGATCGAGGAAGGGTATGAATGTGATATTTTCTTCTCGGCTGCCCAGAAGCAGATGGACCAATTGGACCAGGATGGACTGGTCAAAGAAGGAACCCGCGCAAATGTGGTGAATAACCAGGTGGTGCTTGTGACCCGGAAGGACAGTGGAACCAAGGTAACCGGACTTGAGAATCTGAAGGATGCCCAGAGCATCGCGCTGGCAGGCGGAAGCGTCCCGGTAGGCAAATACACCAGGCAGGCGCTTGTGAATCTGGGAATCCTGGGAAAGACGGACGAGCCCGATGCAGTCACTACGGAACAAGTATCAGAAGCGCTTGGCGGCGTGGAGATCAGCGAGCAGGATAATGTAAGCAAGGTTCTGGCAGCAGTGGTGGAAGGCTCCTGCGAGGTGGGCACCACGTATTATTCCGATACCTATGGTTATGAGGATGAGCTGAATATACTGGAGACGGTAGGTTACGATCTGACAGGAAACGTGATTTATCCGATCTGCCTGGTAGATAATCAAGAAGCGGATGATACCCAGACCAAGGCCGCAAAAGATTTTTATGATTATGTGTTATCTGAGCATGCCAGCGAGATATTTTCCAATTACTATTTTGATACTGATGTGCACAGATAG
- the modB gene encoding molybdate ABC transporter permease subunit, which produces MEEIGAVLQGLDWSPLYISLKTGAVATIISFFLGLFAARKVIKAGPKVKAVADGLLTLPMVLPPTVAGFFLLLLFSRRRPLGIFLYDQLDIKVVQSWIGCIIAATVIAFPLMYRNARAAFEQIDVNLVYAGRTLGMSEGKIFWKVVIPTAGPGIISGTILTFARALGEYGATSMLAGNIPGKTGTISQKIAMVIQDGDYLTAGVWVIIVLIIAFTVIFLMNLFTGRNMKNVKRW; this is translated from the coding sequence ATGGAGGAAATAGGCGCAGTCCTGCAGGGCTTGGACTGGAGCCCGCTTTACATCTCGCTGAAGACAGGAGCGGTGGCAACCATAATCTCCTTTTTCCTGGGGTTATTCGCGGCCAGGAAGGTAATCAAGGCGGGCCCGAAAGTAAAGGCCGTGGCGGATGGGCTGCTTACGCTTCCCATGGTGCTGCCGCCTACAGTGGCGGGCTTCTTCCTTCTTCTCCTGTTCAGCAGAAGAAGGCCGCTTGGCATCTTTCTGTATGATCAATTAGACATCAAAGTAGTACAAAGCTGGATTGGATGCATTATTGCGGCGACGGTGATCGCATTCCCGCTGATGTACCGAAATGCCAGGGCGGCGTTTGAGCAGATCGATGTAAATCTGGTCTATGCGGGACGGACTCTGGGGATGAGCGAGGGCAAGATCTTCTGGAAAGTAGTGATTCCTACGGCAGGGCCCGGGATTATCTCGGGAACCATCCTGACATTTGCAAGAGCACTGGGAGAGTACGGAGCCACTTCCATGCTTGCCGGAAACATTCCCGGTAAGACAGGGACCATTTCTCAGAAGATTGCCATGGTTATCCAGGATGGCGATTATCTGACGGCCGGAGTTTGGGTGATTATCGTGCTCATCATCGCATTTACGGTCATCTTCCTGATGAATCTTTTCACTGGCAGGAACATGAAGAACGTCAAGCGCTGGTAG
- a CDS encoding sulfate/molybdate ABC transporter ATP-binding protein codes for MAIEVRIKKKLGNFQLDIDFKTEENRIGILGASGCGKSMTLKCIAGIETPDEGRIIVDGTLLYDSAKKISLKPQKRHIGYLFQNYALFPTMTVEENIAAGLQGRKEEKRRRVVEMMEKFQLLGLGKQLPGELSGGQQQRVALARIMAYEPEVILLDEPFSALDDFLKDRLAQEMLDLLKDYRGTVVLVSHSRDEIYRFTRELLTMADGMQISYGGTREIFANPGRKETARLTGCKNIAEAKRIDGRHLEVPEWGITLCLNENIPEKVAFVGVRAHEFIPVWGDAGSNCIPVNVKSSAILPFERKYFLAGAEGSEEDICWFLQRDKWPLIDRKGMPDFLMMPEEKILLLE; via the coding sequence GTGGCAATCGAAGTTAGGATTAAGAAGAAACTGGGGAATTTTCAACTGGATATTGATTTTAAAACGGAAGAGAACCGGATCGGCATTCTGGGAGCCTCAGGCTGCGGAAAGAGCATGACTTTGAAATGCATCGCGGGCATCGAGACGCCGGATGAGGGGCGGATTATTGTGGATGGAACGTTGCTGTATGATTCGGCGAAAAAGATCAGCCTGAAGCCTCAGAAGAGACATATCGGCTACCTCTTCCAGAATTACGCCCTGTTCCCTACCATGACGGTGGAGGAGAATATAGCGGCAGGACTGCAAGGAAGAAAAGAGGAGAAAAGGAGAAGGGTCGTAGAGATGATGGAAAAGTTCCAACTGCTGGGACTTGGAAAGCAGCTGCCGGGAGAACTCTCTGGCGGACAGCAGCAAAGGGTAGCCTTGGCAAGAATCATGGCCTATGAGCCGGAAGTCATCCTGCTGGACGAGCCGTTCTCCGCGCTGGATGACTTCTTGAAAGACAGGCTTGCGCAGGAGATGCTGGATCTGCTGAAAGATTACCGGGGAACGGTCGTTCTCGTATCCCACAGCCGGGACGAGATCTATCGGTTTACCAGGGAACTTCTGACCATGGCAGATGGGATGCAGATCAGTTACGGAGGCACCCGGGAGATCTTTGCGAACCCAGGGAGGAAGGAGACAGCACGTCTGACCGGGTGTAAGAACATTGCAGAGGCGAAAAGGATAGACGGCCGCCATCTTGAAGTGCCGGAATGGGGGATTACTTTGTGCTTGAATGAAAACATCCCGGAAAAGGTGGCGTTCGTCGGGGTTCGGGCCCATGAATTTATCCCTGTCTGGGGAGATGCAGGAAGCAACTGTATTCCTGTGAACGTTAAAAGCAGTGCGATCCTGCCTTTTGAAAGAAAGTATTTCCTGGCGGGCGCAGAGGGAAGCGAGGAGGATATCTGCTGGTTTCTGCAAAGGGATAAATGGCCTTTGATCGACAGGAAGGGAATGCCGGACTTCCTTATGATGCCGGAGGAGAAGATCTTACTGCTGGAATAG
- a CDS encoding ester cyclase, translating to MNNKEMIKYFYETVVTENLLDEVCRFVSPDCVLKIGEDDIPLGDDGMKTHLIEVKKTYPDYSMKILRQFCEGDYVISEFIMEGTHMGEWLGMKPTNKRLRFTGVDIDKVVNGKMVEHGGAVNTFETLFEEHMIKLV from the coding sequence ATGAATAATAAAGAGATGATAAAATATTTTTACGAGACGGTAGTTACCGAAAATCTGTTGGATGAAGTATGCCGCTTCGTATCACCGGACTGCGTGCTTAAGATAGGGGAAGACGACATACCTCTGGGGGATGACGGGATGAAGACGCATTTGATAGAAGTGAAAAAGACGTATCCTGATTATTCTATGAAGATCCTTCGTCAGTTTTGCGAAGGAGACTATGTAATCTCGGAATTTATAATGGAAGGCACCCATATGGGCGAGTGGCTGGGCATGAAGCCTACGAATAAAAGGCTGCGCTTTACAGGCGTGGATATTGATAAAGTCGTTAACGGGAAGATGGTTGAGCATGGAGGCGCGGTCAATACATTTGAGACGCTCTTTGAAGAACATATGATAAAGCTGGTATAA
- a CDS encoding recombinase family protein — translation MAQIYGYVRVSSIDQNEERQIVELSKRNVLSRNIYIDKQSGKSFERPQYKKLIKKLKHGDLLYILSIDRLGRNYLEIQEQWRMLTKEKGVDICVIDMPLLDTRNGKDLMGTFIADLVLQILSFVAQNERENIRKRQAQGIAVAKAKGIKFGRPEIALPENFGELVHDWEKKKIPLPEVLELCKMSKATFYRKLREYRLLEQK, via the coding sequence ATGGCACAAATTTATGGATATGTACGAGTTTCAAGCATAGACCAGAATGAAGAACGACAGATTGTTGAATTATCAAAAAGAAACGTACTTTCTAGAAATATTTACATAGATAAACAGTCTGGAAAAAGTTTTGAGCGTCCGCAATATAAAAAACTCATCAAAAAATTAAAACACGGCGATTTACTTTATATTCTAAGTATTGACCGTCTAGGCAGAAATTATCTTGAAATACAGGAACAATGGAGAATGCTTACTAAAGAAAAAGGAGTTGATATTTGTGTAATAGATATGCCCTTACTGGACACAAGAAACGGAAAAGATTTGATGGGAACGTTCATTGCTGACCTTGTGTTACAGATATTATCGTTTGTGGCACAAAATGAACGTGAAAACATCAGAAAAAGGCAGGCACAGGGTATTGCTGTCGCAAAGGCAAAAGGCATAAAATTCGGCAGACCAGAAATCGCACTCCCGGAAAACTTTGGAGAACTTGTCCATGACTGGGAAAAGAAAAAAATCCCTCTGCCGGAAGTTTTGGAATTATGCAAAATGAGTAAAGCAACATTTTATAGGAAATTAAGAGAATATCGTCTGCTGGAACAAAAATAG
- a CDS encoding recombinase family protein produces MKQNSYGYVRVSSTDQNEDRQLLALKEKGVVKMNIYMDKQSGKDFNRPQYKKLVKKLKAGDLLYILSIDRLGRNYEEIQNQWRVLTKEIGVDICVLDMPLLDTRNGKDLMGTFIADLVLQILSFVAQSERENIKKRQAEGIAAAKAKGVRFGRPEIPVPDNFGRIVRQWEKQQISFSAALEQCGMSEATFYRRLREYRLRNKRQKESGLS; encoded by the coding sequence GTGAAACAGAACAGTTACGGCTATGTGCGGGTATCCAGCACAGACCAGAACGAGGACAGGCAGCTTTTGGCCCTGAAAGAAAAGGGTGTGGTGAAAATGAATATCTATATGGATAAGCAGTCGGGGAAGGACTTCAACCGCCCCCAGTATAAGAAACTAGTAAAGAAACTGAAAGCCGGGGATTTGCTGTATATCCTGAGCATTGACCGTCTGGGACGGAACTATGAGGAAATCCAGAACCAATGGCGGGTACTGACAAAGGAGATCGGCGTGGATATCTGCGTCCTTGATATGCCGCTTTTGGATACGAGGAACGGCAAGGACCTGATGGGAACCTTTATTGCAGACCTTGTATTGCAGATATTGTCTTTTGTGGCGCAGAGCGAGCGGGAGAACATTAAAAAGAGGCAGGCGGAAGGGATTGCGGCGGCGAAGGCAAAAGGCGTGAGATTCGGCAGACCGGAAATCCCGGTTCCCGATAATTTCGGGCGGATTGTGCGGCAATGGGAGAAACAGCAGATTTCCTTTTCCGCCGCATTGGAACAGTGCGGCATGAGCGAGGCCACCTTTTACCGGCGTCTGAGGGAATACCGGCTGAGGAACAAACGGCAGAAAGAAAGCGGACTGTCATAA